The Anoxybacillus amylolyticus DNA segment TATTTGCGCTTAACAGGCCGTGAAGAACACCATGTACAAGTCGTCGAAGCATACTGCAAAGCAAACGGCTTATTTTATACGCCGGACGCAGAAGAGCCATTGTTTACAGATGTGGTGGAAATCAACTTGTCTGATATTGAAGCAAATCTTTCTGGTCCGAAACGTCCACAAGATTTAATTCCGCTTTCAAAAATGAAAGAATCGTTCCGTGAAGCGGTAAAAGCACCGCAAGGAAACCAAGGCTTCGGCTTAACAGAAGCGGATCTCGATAAAGAACTGACCGTGACGTTAAACGGCGAAGAAGTGACAATGAAAACGGGTGCGATCGCGATTGCCGCAATCACAAGCTGTACGAACACATCGAACCCTTACGTGTTAATCGGTGCTGGCTTAGTGGCGAAAAAAGCGGTAGAAAAAGGATTGAAAGTTCCGAAATACGTCAAAACATCGCTCGCACCAGGATCAAAAGTCGTCACAGGATACTTAAAAGATTCGGGCTTGCTTCCGTACTTAGAACAAATCGGTTTTAACATCGTTGGTTACGGTTGTACGACATGTATCGGCAACTCCGGTCCGCTTGCGCCTGAATTAGAAAAAGCGATTGCCGAAAACGACCTGCTTGTGACAAGCGTTCTTTCGGGTAACCGTAACTTTGAAGGACGGATTCATCCGCTTGTAAAAGGCAACTATTTAGCATCGCCGCCGCTTGTCGTTGCATACGCTCTAGCTGGCACGGTCGATATCGACTTGTTAAATGAGCCGATCGGCAAAGATAAAGACGGCAATGCCGTATACTTTAATGACATTTGGCCAACGACGGAAGAAGTAAAAGAAGTCGTGAAACAAACCGTCACACCAGAGTTGTTCCGCAAAGAATATAAGCGCGTGTTTGATGACAATGCACGTTGGAATGCGATCGAAACAACGGACGAACCACTTTATCAATGGGACGAGGATTCGACGTACATTCAAAATCCGCCGTTCTTTGAAGGGCTGTCTCCAGAAGTTCGCCAAGTACAACCGCTTACAGGCTTGCGCGTTGTCGGTAAATTTGGCGACTCTGTCACAACGGATCATATTTCACCAGCTGGATCGATCGGCAAAAATACGCCGGCAGGACAATATCTCATTTCGAAAGGCGTCGATCCAAAAGATTTCAACTCCTACGGTTCTCGCCGTGGCAACCACGAAGTGATGATGCGCGGGACGTTTGCGAACATCCGCATTCGCAACCAAATCGCGCCAGGCACAGAAGGCGGATATACAACTTACTGGCCAACAGGCGAAGTAATGTCCATTTACGATGCATGCATGAAATATAAACAAGAAGGTACAGGGCTTGTTGTCATCGCGGGCAAAGACTATGGAATGGGTAGCTCTCGCGACTGGGCAGCAAAAGGGACGTTCTTGTTAGGCATTAAAACGGTTATTGCGGAAAGCTTTGAGCGCATTCACCGCTCGAACCTCGTCTTGATGGGTGTGTTGCCGTTGCAATTTAAAGATGGGGAAAACGCAGAAACGCTTGGGCTTACTGGCAAAGAAACGTTCGAAATCCATATTGATGAGAACGTCAAACCGCGCGATTATGTGAAAGTAACGGCAACTGACGAAGCAGGCAACAAAAAAGAATTCGAAGTGCTCGTCCGCTTCGATAGCGAAGTCGAGATTGACTACTACCGTCACGGCGGTATTTTACAAATGGTATTGCGCGAAAAATTGCATCAGAAATAAATGCAGAAGGGTGTCCTTGTTGGGCACCCTTTTGGTTAGAAAACATAAGTTACCAGTTGCATGTATATAATCAACACTCGTGCTACTTTTTATTGCTTCGTTTTGCTGCATTTTCTAATTCGCTTTTTGGATCAGGTGTCCATCCGTCTTGTCCGAGCCCTTGTGGATTAACGCCTAGCGCTTTCGTTCCACGATTTTTCCCACCATTTTTCGCCATTGTTTTCACCCCCCTTATGGATATGGTTGCCTGTCGATGAAAAAACTATGTTTAAGAAAGGGGGAGAAGGCAATGAATCGTGCGTTAAAAACAGCATTGTGGGCGATCGCCTTTGCGCAATTTTTAAAAATCCCGCTGAAAAAATGGGAGACAGGAAAGTGGTGTTGGAGGTATTTTTTTGAAACTGGTGGAATGCCAAGCTCTCACTCGGCAGGCGTTTCATCACTAGCAACGTTTATTGCGTTGGAGCGTGGGATGCGAACAATTGATTTTGCACTTGCCGCTCTCTTTGGATTAATCGTCATGTATGACGCTCAAGGGGTGCGGCGGCAAGCAGGGGAGTTGGCGATTCGCCTTAACGAATTAGCAGAAGACGTAATGCGCCTTGAACAAAACCCGAAAGAAACGTTATATGAGAAAAAGCAAGCACGCCTTCGTGAACGGCTTGGCCATCAACCAATCGAAGTCGTTGGCGGGGCATTATT contains these protein-coding regions:
- a CDS encoding divergent PAP2 family protein yields the protein MNRALKTALWAIAFAQFLKIPLKKWETGKWCWRYFFETGGMPSSHSAGVSSLATFIALERGMRTIDFALAALFGLIVMYDAQGVRRQAGELAIRLNELAEDVMRLEQNPKETLYEKKQARLRERLGHQPIEVVGGALFGMATGFLSYVFARKS
- the sspL gene encoding small, acid-soluble spore protein L, whose amino-acid sequence is MAKNGGKNRGTKALGVNPQGLGQDGWTPDPKSELENAAKRSNKK
- the acnA gene encoding aconitate hydratase AcnA; translated protein: MVKQDVFNARASFDVNGKKYNYYRLQALEEAGIGNISRLPYSIKVLLESVLRQVDGRVITKEHVENLAKWGTSELKDIDVPFKPSRVILQDFTGVPAVVDLASMRKAMADIGGDPYEINPEIPVDLVIDHSVQVDKAGTDDALEYNMNLEFERNAERYKFLKWAQKAFNNYRAVPPATGIVHQVNLEYLASVVHAVEGENGEYEVFPDTLVGTDSHTTMINGIGVLGWGVGGIEAEAGMLGQPSYFPVPEVVGVRLTGKLPNGTTATDLALKVTQVLRKKGVVGKFVEFFGPGVATLPLADRATVANMAPEYGATCGFFPVDAEALDYLRLTGREEHHVQVVEAYCKANGLFYTPDAEEPLFTDVVEINLSDIEANLSGPKRPQDLIPLSKMKESFREAVKAPQGNQGFGLTEADLDKELTVTLNGEEVTMKTGAIAIAAITSCTNTSNPYVLIGAGLVAKKAVEKGLKVPKYVKTSLAPGSKVVTGYLKDSGLLPYLEQIGFNIVGYGCTTCIGNSGPLAPELEKAIAENDLLVTSVLSGNRNFEGRIHPLVKGNYLASPPLVVAYALAGTVDIDLLNEPIGKDKDGNAVYFNDIWPTTEEVKEVVKQTVTPELFRKEYKRVFDDNARWNAIETTDEPLYQWDEDSTYIQNPPFFEGLSPEVRQVQPLTGLRVVGKFGDSVTTDHISPAGSIGKNTPAGQYLISKGVDPKDFNSYGSRRGNHEVMMRGTFANIRIRNQIAPGTEGGYTTYWPTGEVMSIYDACMKYKQEGTGLVVIAGKDYGMGSSRDWAAKGTFLLGIKTVIAESFERIHRSNLVLMGVLPLQFKDGENAETLGLTGKETFEIHIDENVKPRDYVKVTATDEAGNKKEFEVLVRFDSEVEIDYYRHGGILQMVLREKLHQK